In Fusarium oxysporum f. sp. lycopersici 4287 chromosome 9, whole genome shotgun sequence, the genomic stretch TTACTTGCAGTAAGATAGTTTACAACTTTACTTTTAAAACACCCATAGCCAATGGGCTGTGGCGGGTAGACTACAAAAAGCCTAAGGTTTCACACTCAAACCTCTCTAGTCCCTTGATGGTCATCTCATAGACTCACACGGCATCAGCACAGCTTTGTTTTAAGGACATTTATAAGAAGTGTTGATTTCCTAGGATGAAACAGCACCTTAAACACTCATACAGGCACTTGTTCAAGAATCCTGAAGAGAACTCTGTGCCTTTGTGGGGTGCAATGCATTGGCTTTGGTTCTTCCAAAGTAAACAGTCTGGTGGTAGTTATTCTTTCTGCGTTAAGTTTGTCTCACCCTCGCCACGAAACTCAAATAAATTCTCagttttatatatctatATCTATTCCAGTCTTGTTAGGATTCTATTTCTTCTATTCTGTCCTCACAGGCAACATGCATTTCTTCCAAAAACCAGcccttctgcttcttccagcagcagccttggctgGGGCCATCCCTTATGAAGTCAGGAAAGATTTCGCAAATCCTAAATCAGGTATAACCTTAAAGAAGGCTTTCGATATTCACgctcaagaagagaatggtTTCTTGAGTTACAAAGGCACACAACCTGGCAAAGTTGTTCAAGACGGTGTCAAGCTTCGGGATTCTTTCTGTTGGTGATTCTATCACTGTTGGCTACGGGAAAGGGACAGATGGAAATGGATATCGGAAGAGACTAAGGAAGGACTTAAGTGGTAAGATAacgccatcttcttcgagGAATTTGACTGACATTGTCTTTAGGAAATGAGATCGTTTGGGCTGGCACTGAGAAGACAAAGGGAAACATGAAAGACGGTCACTTCGTAAGTTCTTCAGAAACCCAGAAATTTACATACTAATCTAACTTGGTCATAGGCAGCTTGGTCCGGGAAAACAGTCCAGTATATCAACGATCACGTTGATCCATCCCTTGAACAACGCCCCAATCTCATCCTTATCCACGCCGGAACAAACGACATGAACAGTAATCACCGCGTTTCCACAGACGGAAACCACCCTCAAGAAACCACCAATCGCCTAAAATCAATGGTCGAAAAGATGATATCCAAGTGCCCGGACGCTACTATCATTATCGGCATGATCACCGATGTTTGCGACAACAAGAGCTATCATTTTCAGAGAGAGAGGACAAAGATTTATCGAGGACATATTGCTAAATTGGCAGCTGAACTTAGCAAAGATGGGTCTCATGTACTTGCTGCTGATTTTGGTCCTTTTGATGATACGCTTTTGAGTGATTGTGTTCATCCGACTCAGAAGGGGTATGAGATTCTAGGGGATTGGTGGTATGATTTTATTCATCAGATTCCTGAGGGATGGATCAAGGATCCTGTTGGTCCTGACCCTGTTCGAGACTAGAGGATTCTAGGATGGTAGGATGTTAGCAGGAACgatatttttaataattcGTTTGATCAAGTTTCTCTACCAGTATGGTATCGTGAACAGTCTTTCTATCCTGGCCACTGTAATAGGTAGTACCCAGAATTAGACAAGCCTTCCACTGTTTTTGATTTGATGGGAGTAATCCAAGACCAAAGACACGGCTCCAGTCTGTGCGATTGTTGCATTACTCGACACATTTCTCTGCCGTCAGTGCTAGCTCCTGTCATGACCTTTAGTAGATAAATGTGAAAAGAGTAGCGTGAAATCACCCAAAGCTTGGCAACTACCCAATTTTGTTTTCCTATTTTATCGATCTTATTTAAGTGAAGAGATCTGGGTACATAAGGTTCTTTGTTGTTGGGTTGTTTGTGACCTAAAGCCAAGGTTGAAAGACGCGGGACACATCGCCAACGTATAGGACAAGGAAAATGCAAGTTGATAACATGGCATTCGACCCTTTTGGGCCAATCTTCGAGTGAATTATTGACCTACATCACTTTCAATCGCGGATCATTGCAGTCTTCTTATTTATTGGCCAATTAAGAAATGTTCTTTGTAAGTGTCCTGACTTCTATTGAAACTCTGTATCGACCACACTTTCATAAGTTGAAGTTTAAAAGTTTCGCAGTGAATCACTGTCAAACTCTGACCAAATCTCAGGTACAAAAGGAACCCTTCTTTCCCACTCTGATCTGACATAACTTCaacctttcttcttcttctttacaCTTGAGCTATAAGTTTCTGCCAGCTCGTATTCAGCTCCTCTCTTGAAGCGCAAAGATGCCCCATCATCAGCGACAAAGCCTGTCCCAAGGCCCCTTTGAAGGCCTTGAAATTGACCATGAGGATCAGCACCTTGGGCGAGAAATTAGACGCCTGATGTCGTCTACTCTCAGCAAAGCAACTTTTACAATCAACATGGGCGACGCTTACGATTACAATATTCTCCAAGAGAATTCCAAGCAACTTCATCAGGAATTCTGCAAGTATATTTCTGATATCGCAGACGGTTTAAAGCAATCCGATGACAACAAGAATGCTCTTGACGAATACATCACCGACGAACTCGCTCGTATGGTTTATGGGTCTAATATGATCGAAGTTGCCGGTGGAGGTGTCGATATTACACTCAAGCTCTGCAAGCATGTCTTTCGGGGCAAAGAACTTCCCGAAGAGATTAATGAGCGTGATGAAGACTATCATGATCTCAAAATCCATCTCCTAAACAAGAACTTGCCTTCTGGACATGAGGCTATTCTACGAAGCCGCCGAGAGATCGTGCAGCATGCCGAAGCTGCTCGGTATATGATCGATCAAGTTTGTATCAAGGGCAAAGATTTGTCTCATAAGATTATCAGCGAAGCTCATGGTATCCTGACCTACAAGATCGACCTCGGCGACACGCCTTGGCCCTATTACAGTGGAGTGTACCGGACATGGAACGTCCGGTGCGGTTCTTATGTTTTCATGGATGAGAGCAAAGTCCCTGCTGCAATGCGCGATATGATAGACGAACTTGATTCtgatatcaagaaggcaaCCGAAGAAGGACAAATTGACCCTGTTGTACTTGCAAGCAAGTATTGTCATAAGTTTGTCAATATTCACCCCTTTGCAGATGGCAATGGCAGAATGTGTCGTCTTATTCTCAATGCCCTTCTCCTGAAATATAGCGGGGGGTTTATCTGCATCGGTCAGGATGGCCAAGATCGACAAGAGTATCTGCGTATTGCTGTAGCAGCAAGTGTCGAAGAAGGCTCACAGAGTCAAGAGACTGGAGCTGCGAATTACAAGCAGCTGGCATCTTTCACACTACGACACGCCCGCGACAGCATGCGCAAGGTTCGACAACTTTTCAAGCGGGATGCTTAAAGTCGTGACGAGACACCATGCCAGCGTATACACCAAAAGAATATTGAAACAGAAAAGCACAAGAAAAGACGGCGGTAGTGGACTGCAGCGGCGTGTTTATAGGACACCACCAGCCGGAGAGTCAGGGTTTCCCggcgaagaacaagaagaagcggaaAATCTGTGCGGAATCGGGGGTTTTTCCTAATCTGCCTAGATCGCCAGGTTTTCCTGTGAGGGATGGATATCTGGTCAGTCTTTTGCTCTGGGTTTGCTTTGTTGGCGTTAACGGGTATTCGCATTAGTAGCTAGTTGAGAATTGATTATTCTTCCTTAAATTGTTCTTTGAGCTTAAAAATGTGATATCATGACTGTGATTTGATGCTATATCAAAAGATGTTCGTTCGGGACGGTGAGGACTAACCCATCTTGATGCGTCATGACACAGCAAATCTGTCTCAGTGTTTCCTTTACTTACGGAGAATTAGAATGATTAATGCCCAACAGTTACCACCAATCATTTCAAAGTCTGGCACTTTGTAATAAATTGCATAAAGTTCACTAGCTACTGTAAGGCGGCTCAAGTTTTGGCCGTTCTGACAATACCCACTGCAGATCACAGATTAAATACTGACAGAGACTCCAGTTGGAATATGAAGTATTTAGCGGTTGTTTTCTATGCTAATGGCCGAATGTTCTGTAAGGTACTTATCATAGGAACTTGTTACTTGAATAACCATGATCTAGATCATGGTGGATCATGTTATACGGATTAATCAAGATCGTGGTTATCAAAGTCACAAATAAAACGCCTTGGATGTATATATGAGCCTGAATTAGgtaaaaaataatatttgGGGAGTCTCAATCTTCGGTGTAAGCACTACGGCGGACGCAGGAAACATCAGGATCTTCAACTCCGAGCACTTATACTTGGCCGTGCAACGAGCTTATGAATATATCTTGCTGTGCTTCAGTTAATATACATGATATTAAAGGACTCGGAGACTTGCAGTCAGGCTGGTTCAATTACAATTATTATTGTGAGTAGGA encodes the following:
- a CDS encoding hypothetical protein (At least one base has a quality score < 10); the encoded protein is MHFFQKPALLLLPAAALAGAIPYEVRKDFANPKSGITLKKAFDIHAQEENGFLSYKGTQPGKVVQDGVKLRDSFYGNGYRKRLRKDLSGNEIVWAGTEKTKGNMKDGHFAAWSGKTVQYINDHVDPSLEQRPNLILIHAGTNDMNSNHRVSTDGNHPQETTNRLKSMVEKMISKCPDATIIIGMITDVCDNKSYHFQRERTKIYRGHIAKLAAELSKDGSHVLAADFGPFDDTLLSDCVHPTQKGYEILGDWWYDFIHQIPEGWIKDPVGPDPVRD